The following are encoded together in the Robertmurraya sp. FSL R5-0851 genome:
- a CDS encoding pyridoxal phosphate-dependent aminotransferase, with protein MGFALAKRVKALTPSTTLAITAKAKALKEEGHDVIGLGAGEPDFNTPQHIIDAAVTSMNEGHTKYTPSAGLPKLLAAIVEKFKEDQGIDYTAKEIIVTNGAKHALYTLFQVILDEGDEVIIPTPYWVSYPEQVKLAGGQPVYIDGLEENEFKITPAQLSEAITEKTKAVIINSPSNPTGMLYSEKELFELGQICLQKNVLIVSDEIYEKLVYGENKHVSIAQLSPELKEQTIIINGVSKSHSMTGWRIGYAAGNREVIAAMTNLASHSTSNPTTTAQFGAIAAYNGSQEPVTEMKKAFEERLNIIFEQLLQIPGFTCVKPQGAFYLYPNASKAAQACGYDSVDGFVEGLLEEAKVAVVPGSGFGTPDNIRLSYATSLNQLEEAIKRIKTFVENKMA; from the coding sequence ATGGGATTTGCATTAGCGAAAAGAGTAAAGGCATTAACACCATCAACAACATTAGCAATTACTGCAAAGGCAAAAGCACTGAAGGAAGAAGGCCATGATGTAATTGGTTTAGGGGCTGGTGAGCCAGATTTTAATACGCCACAGCATATCATTGATGCGGCGGTTACATCAATGAATGAGGGGCACACAAAGTATACACCTTCTGCAGGATTGCCAAAGCTATTAGCTGCGATTGTGGAAAAGTTTAAAGAAGATCAAGGCATTGATTATACAGCAAAAGAAATCATTGTTACAAACGGAGCCAAACACGCTCTCTATACACTTTTTCAAGTAATATTAGATGAGGGTGATGAAGTCATCATCCCAACTCCATACTGGGTAAGTTACCCTGAACAAGTAAAGTTAGCTGGAGGACAACCAGTTTATATCGATGGACTGGAAGAAAATGAATTTAAAATTACACCTGCTCAATTGTCTGAGGCTATCACAGAAAAGACAAAGGCGGTAATTATCAATTCTCCAAGTAATCCAACGGGAATGTTGTATTCAGAGAAGGAGTTATTCGAGCTAGGTCAAATTTGTTTACAAAAAAATGTATTAATTGTTTCCGACGAAATTTATGAAAAGCTTGTTTATGGAGAAAATAAACATGTTTCTATTGCTCAACTATCTCCTGAATTAAAAGAACAAACGATCATTATTAATGGTGTGTCAAAGTCACATTCCATGACTGGATGGAGAATTGGATATGCAGCAGGAAATCGTGAAGTGATTGCAGCTATGACCAATCTTGCTAGTCATAGCACATCAAACCCAACGACAACTGCTCAATTTGGCGCAATTGCGGCTTATAACGGTTCACAGGAACCTGTTACTGAAATGAAAAAGGCTTTTGAAGAGCGCTTAAACATTATTTTTGAACAGTTATTACAAATCCCTGGCTTTACATGTGTGAAGCCACAAGGTGCATTTTATCTATACCCAAATGCAAGCAAAGCGGCTCAAGCCTGTGGGTATGATTCAGTTGATGGATTTGTGGAAGGCTTACTGGAAGAGGCAAAGGTTGCTGTTGTACCAGGTTCTGGATTTGGAACACCTGATAACATTCGCCTCTCGTATGCGACGTCATTAAACCAGTTAGAAGAAGCTATTAAACGTATAAAAACTTTCGTAGAAAATAAAATGGCTTAA
- a CDS encoding YppG family protein encodes MFGQRYKRSRYYRPQQQPVMNETYPYIWGNEAVHTRPEAYANYFEQPMNVPMYNMNYAGPLQTYNYLPNESLYGPAYPYGGGGFPGQGYDYPYQGNPLYQPDKKHKISEAVLHNPLQQPEVSYHNQFAYGQYNQPFSHPYPKQSAIPRPPTGMKSIMNSFKTQDGTFDVNKMVDTAGQMMNAVTQVSSMVKGLGGMFKV; translated from the coding sequence TTGTTCGGTCAAAGATATAAACGATCAAGATATTATCGTCCACAACAACAACCGGTAATGAATGAAACCTATCCTTATATTTGGGGAAATGAAGCAGTCCATACTCGGCCAGAGGCATACGCCAACTACTTTGAACAACCTATGAATGTTCCTATGTACAATATGAATTACGCTGGACCATTACAAACCTATAATTATTTACCTAATGAATCCTTATATGGCCCAGCCTATCCGTACGGAGGGGGAGGGTTTCCGGGACAGGGTTATGATTATCCCTATCAGGGAAATCCACTTTACCAACCAGATAAGAAGCATAAGATTTCGGAAGCCGTTCTTCATAATCCTCTTCAACAACCTGAAGTATCTTATCATAATCAATTTGCATATGGTCAATATAACCAACCATTTTCTCACCCCTATCCTAAGCAATCTGCTATACCGCGACCGCCAACTGGTATGAAATCAATCATGAACTCTTTTAAAACACAGGATGGAACATTTGACGTTAACAAAATGGTTGATACAGCTGGACAGATGATGAATGCAGTCACACAAGTGTCTTCGATGGTGAAGGGGCTAGGAGGAATGTTTAAGGTATAG
- a CDS encoding DUF2515 domain-containing protein, producing MKNTINHLDENQIITVIKQKVESGNLDNISRTDAYFTYFLNHSDILWSFLASMVSRNAGWNMCELEGKWFPQALEPETRKQLFLTYERANWLIFQDAYPQLLLYDYSTKLNTPMFHLLRYFQVSSFMINEWANYWREKDKRRLMTALIINEQNIIQKPVIEHPIYYKKVFHSLLFAFQDYLHFSAVLFPTHHGELYGASVYGFQDVDNRIDLGRRLADILFNPDVFSKVFHFAKTTAHTGSRYDYEQFMKNKEETTPFLKETYPVIKHHIHLPNEWTKHPSVKNKWFRTEIIHRHPWEMTHWYSNKQKQIRFFIMCYNLLQMKNRI from the coding sequence ATCAAAAATACTATTAATCATTTAGATGAGAATCAAATTATTACAGTAATTAAGCAAAAAGTTGAGTCGGGTAATTTAGACAATATTTCAAGAACCGATGCTTATTTTACGTATTTTTTAAATCATTCGGATATTCTTTGGTCTTTTTTGGCTAGTATGGTGTCAAGAAATGCTGGCTGGAATATGTGTGAATTAGAGGGAAAGTGGTTTCCTCAAGCTTTAGAACCAGAAACTAGAAAACAATTGTTTTTAACTTATGAGCGAGCCAATTGGTTAATCTTTCAGGATGCCTACCCCCAATTGTTGCTGTATGATTATTCGACGAAACTAAATACTCCAATGTTTCACTTATTACGATATTTTCAGGTCTCGTCTTTTATGATTAATGAATGGGCGAATTATTGGAGGGAGAAAGATAAAAGAAGACTGATGACCGCACTCATTATCAATGAGCAAAATATCATTCAAAAACCAGTAATTGAGCATCCAATCTATTATAAAAAAGTGTTTCACTCACTTCTCTTTGCCTTTCAGGATTATCTTCATTTTAGTGCTGTTTTATTTCCTACTCATCATGGAGAGCTTTATGGAGCAAGTGTATATGGCTTTCAAGATGTGGATAACCGGATTGATTTAGGTAGAAGATTGGCTGATATTCTGTTTAATCCCGATGTATTTAGTAAGGTCTTTCATTTTGCAAAAACAACCGCACACACTGGCTCAAGGTATGATTATGAACAATTTATGAAAAACAAGGAAGAAACTACTCCTTTCTTAAAAGAAACGTACCCAGTTATAAAACACCATATTCATCTTCCAAATGAGTGGACAAAACACCCTTCCGTGAAAAATAAATGGTTCAGAACGGAGATTATTCACCGACACCCATGGGAAATGACTCATTGGTACTCCAATAAACAGAAGCAAATTCGTTTTTTTATTATGTGTTATAACTTACTTCAAATGAAGAATCGTATATAA
- a CDS encoding Crp/Fnr family transcriptional regulator, translating into MKSPEIKNVLAEFSLFRSLDEDELQKIVDISISRDWNRGSHVFMQDDPLENVYFIHSGKVKIYKSDINGKEQIVAILKKGEMFPHVGFFRKGGYPAYAEVLEATTLVVVPILPFEKVLIENPTLCIKVFNVLSEKIVDLQDRLEAQILNNTYEQIIKLLIRLAKLHGKETNGIFTLNGEFTNKDLANMIGTTRETVSRTLTKMKKEELIEVDSNGTMTFVLDDLLEELI; encoded by the coding sequence ATGAAGAGTCCTGAAATAAAAAATGTATTAGCGGAGTTCTCCTTGTTTCGAAGCTTAGATGAAGATGAGCTTCAAAAAATTGTTGATATATCTATCTCAAGAGATTGGAACCGTGGAAGTCATGTTTTTATGCAGGATGATCCACTTGAAAACGTATATTTTATCCATTCTGGTAAAGTAAAGATATATAAAAGTGATATAAACGGGAAAGAACAAATCGTTGCGATCTTAAAAAAAGGGGAAATGTTCCCACATGTTGGTTTCTTTCGAAAAGGAGGATACCCTGCTTATGCAGAAGTATTGGAGGCTACAACCTTAGTAGTGGTACCTATCTTACCATTTGAAAAGGTCCTTATTGAGAATCCTACGCTTTGTATTAAAGTATTTAACGTATTAAGTGAGAAAATTGTTGATCTGCAAGACCGCTTAGAAGCACAAATCCTTAATAATACATATGAACAAATTATCAAGCTGCTGATTCGCTTAGCAAAATTACATGGTAAAGAAACAAATGGAATCTTCACGTTAAATGGTGAATTTACTAATAAAGACTTAGCCAATATGATTGGAACAACACGTGAAACCGTCAGCCGTACTCTCACCAAAATGAAAAAAGAGGAGCTTATTGAAGTCGATAGCAACGGTACGATGACTTTTGTCCTCGATGATCTACTTGAAGAATTAATTTAA
- the asnS gene encoding asparagine--tRNA ligase: MNKTTISQVHKYVGEDVKIGAWIANKRSSGKIAFLQLRDGTGFIQGVVVKAEVSEEVFQQAKGITQESSVYVTGTVQKDERSPFGYELQVKGIDVIHQSVDYPITPKEHGTEFLMDNRHLWLRSKRQHAVMKVRNEIIRATYEFFNEQGFTKVDPPILTGSAPEGTTELFATKYFDEDAYLSQSGQLYMEAAAMALGKVFSFGPTFRAEKSKTRRHLIEFWMIEPEMAFVEFEENLEVQEQYVSHIVQSVLKNCSLELKILGRDTEKLEKIQAPFPRISYDDAIKFLHEKGFTDISWGDDFGAPHETAIAESYDKPVFITHYPTTLKPFYMQPHPNREDVVLCADLIAPEGYGEIIGGSERIHDYELLKQRLTDHGLALEAYEWYLQLREFGSVPHSGFGLGLERTVAWISGVEHVRETIPFPRLLNRLYP; this comes from the coding sequence GTGAATAAAACAACTATTTCACAAGTTCACAAATATGTTGGTGAAGATGTTAAAATTGGTGCCTGGATAGCAAATAAGCGTTCTAGCGGAAAAATAGCTTTCCTTCAGCTTCGCGATGGGACAGGCTTTATTCAAGGTGTTGTTGTAAAAGCAGAAGTGTCTGAAGAAGTATTTCAGCAAGCAAAAGGAATCACGCAAGAATCTTCTGTTTATGTAACAGGAACAGTCCAAAAAGATGAGCGTTCTCCATTCGGCTACGAGCTGCAAGTTAAAGGAATTGATGTGATTCATCAATCGGTTGACTATCCAATTACACCAAAGGAACATGGAACAGAATTCTTAATGGATAATAGACATCTTTGGTTACGTTCTAAACGTCAGCATGCGGTAATGAAGGTTCGTAATGAGATAATCCGAGCTACGTATGAGTTTTTTAATGAACAAGGATTTACAAAGGTGGATCCTCCGATTTTAACAGGTAGTGCGCCTGAAGGAACAACGGAATTGTTTGCAACAAAGTATTTTGACGAGGATGCATATCTTTCACAAAGTGGACAGCTATATATGGAAGCAGCAGCGATGGCATTAGGAAAGGTATTTTCATTTGGGCCGACTTTCCGAGCAGAAAAATCCAAAACGCGCCGACATTTAATTGAGTTTTGGATGATAGAACCTGAAATGGCATTTGTGGAGTTTGAAGAAAACTTAGAAGTTCAAGAACAGTACGTGTCACATATTGTTCAATCTGTCCTGAAAAATTGCTCACTAGAATTGAAAATATTAGGTAGAGATACGGAGAAACTTGAGAAAATTCAAGCACCTTTCCCTAGAATCAGTTATGATGATGCCATTAAATTTTTACACGAGAAGGGCTTTACTGATATTTCTTGGGGTGATGATTTTGGTGCTCCTCATGAAACGGCGATTGCAGAAAGCTATGACAAGCCTGTCTTTATTACCCATTACCCTACCACATTGAAGCCATTTTATATGCAGCCACATCCTAACCGTGAGGATGTTGTATTATGTGCTGATTTGATTGCTCCAGAAGGATATGGGGAAATTATCGGCGGTTCAGAGCGTATTCATGATTATGAGCTGTTAAAGCAACGCTTAACGGATCATGGATTAGCTTTAGAAGCATATGAATGGTATTTACAATTAAGAGAATTTGGCTCTGTTCCGCATTCAGGATTTGGTCTTGGTTTAGAAAGAACAGTAGCGTGGATAAGTGGTGTCGAGCATGTTAGAGAAACCATTCCATTCCCACGTTTATTAAACCGCTTATATCCTTAA
- a CDS encoding YpoC family protein — MRKNDIQNGFLEWKTIEGRLGELIRIREKQETALLMDKGLSLFYKQLLLVNNMEPNLENIALKELKIKPINVEERLSFIQGRQGSFHSFKQLVELFKELEKQYAKKASLEKF, encoded by the coding sequence ATGAGAAAAAATGATATTCAAAATGGATTTCTAGAATGGAAAACTATAGAGGGACGACTTGGGGAGCTTATTAGGATTAGAGAAAAACAAGAAACTGCTTTGCTAATGGATAAAGGCTTATCTTTATTTTATAAACAGCTATTGTTAGTAAATAATATGGAACCGAACCTTGAAAATATAGCCTTAAAAGAATTAAAAATTAAGCCCATTAATGTCGAGGAAAGATTGAGTTTTATCCAGGGTAGACAGGGCTCTTTCCATTCTTTTAAGCAATTAGTAGAGCTCTTTAAGGAACTGGAAAAGCAATACGCAAAAAAGGCATCTTTAGAAAAATTCTAA
- the recU gene encoding Holliday junction resolvase RecU, with the protein MNIHYPNGRKFMNQLSTSQTVKARKDPTYSNRGMTLEEDLNETNEFYLLNNIAVIHKKPTPVQIVEVNYPKRSAAVIKEAYFKQASTTDYNGVYKGKYIDFEAKETKNSTSFPLQNFHEHQIQHMEKVIQQDGICFVILRFSSTEEVFLLEAKQLLSYWERMKVGGRKSITKEELLSTAHPISLGFRPRIDYIKKIDCLYNL; encoded by the coding sequence ATGAATATTCATTATCCTAATGGAAGAAAGTTTATGAATCAGTTAAGCACCAGTCAAACAGTGAAAGCACGTAAGGACCCAACCTATAGCAACCGAGGAATGACATTAGAGGAGGATCTAAACGAAACAAATGAATTTTACTTATTAAATAATATTGCCGTTATTCACAAAAAACCGACACCGGTTCAAATTGTTGAAGTAAATTATCCAAAAAGAAGTGCTGCTGTAATAAAAGAAGCCTATTTCAAGCAAGCCTCCACAACAGATTACAACGGCGTATATAAGGGCAAATACATTGATTTTGAAGCAAAGGAAACAAAAAATTCAACTTCTTTCCCCCTACAAAATTTTCATGAGCACCAAATTCAGCACATGGAAAAAGTCATTCAACAAGATGGAATTTGCTTTGTTATTCTTCGTTTTTCAAGTACAGAAGAAGTGTTTCTGTTAGAAGCAAAGCAATTGTTATCGTATTGGGAGCGTATGAAAGTAGGAGGTCGAAAGTCTATTACAAAAGAAGAACTTCTCTCGACAGCACATCCTATTTCACTTGGTTTTCGCCCTAGAATTGACTATATTAAGAAAATAGATTGTTTATATAATCTCTAA
- a CDS encoding DEAD/DEAH box helicase — MKVRKNLQELIVEMKKNDEFKDQIVHWHTIEEKEAKTSELPNDLHANLQRALQERGIGRLYTHQKSSYEAIRQGESVVAVTPTASGKTLCYNLPVIQTIIESMDSRALYIFPTKALAQDQKSELNELIQATELQINSYTYDGDTPANIREKVRKAGHVVITNPDMLHSAILPHHTKWVSLFENLKFVVIDELHIYRGVFGSHVANVIRRLKRICEFYGSNPIFICTSATIANPLELAEHLTETNMRLINNNGAPSGRKHFLFYNPPIVNKPLNIRRSATLEVRKIARTLLKNKIQTIVFAKSRVRVEILLTYLQDLVKYQLGPKAIRGYRGGYLPSERREIEKGLRNGDIYGVVSTNALELGVDIGQLQVCIMTGYPGSIASSWQQAGRAGRRHGESLVILVASSSPLDQYIIQHPDYFFTSSPETARINKDNLIILIDHLKCAAYELPFKKGDYFGEMEIEELLEYLVEERVLFENGEKYYWMNDSFPAHNISLRSASQDNVVIIDQSDVSKARVIGEMDLFSSMTLLHEEAIYLHQGTQFQVEKLDWEEKKAFVREVAVDYFTDANLAVELKVLEIDKDRENSMVEIAYGDVSVLAKATIFKKIKFETHENIGSGPIHLPEVELHTSSAWISIDKDSSELPDERLDQGLIGISHAFKHIAPLFVMCDPQDIHVVPQVKAVHNEKPTLFFYDRYPGGIGLSEKIYEGMEIIIKEATEMITRCNCHHGCPSCIGTDPMEETAKIDCLKILNMFLYEVGKGRVS; from the coding sequence ATGAAGGTAAGAAAAAATTTACAGGAACTTATTGTAGAAATGAAGAAAAATGATGAATTTAAAGACCAAATTGTGCATTGGCATACAATAGAAGAAAAAGAAGCTAAAACGTCAGAATTGCCAAATGACCTTCATGCCAATTTACAAAGGGCATTGCAGGAGAGAGGGATTGGAAGGCTGTATACACATCAGAAATCATCTTATGAAGCGATTAGACAGGGTGAAAGTGTTGTTGCAGTAACTCCTACGGCTTCTGGCAAGACGCTTTGTTACAATCTACCTGTTATCCAAACGATCATTGAATCGATGGATTCAAGAGCTTTGTATATCTTTCCGACTAAAGCGCTAGCACAGGACCAAAAAAGTGAGCTTAATGAGCTAATACAAGCGACAGAGCTCCAAATTAATAGCTACACTTATGATGGAGATACTCCAGCGAATATAAGAGAAAAAGTACGAAAGGCCGGGCATGTTGTCATCACAAACCCAGATATGCTTCATTCGGCCATTCTCCCTCATCATACAAAGTGGGTGTCGTTATTTGAAAATCTAAAGTTTGTTGTTATTGACGAGCTACATATCTATCGTGGTGTTTTTGGGAGTCATGTCGCAAATGTGATAAGACGCTTGAAAAGAATCTGTGAATTTTATGGAAGTAACCCTATTTTTATCTGTACTTCTGCAACGATTGCTAATCCACTTGAGTTAGCCGAACATTTAACAGAAACAAACATGAGATTAATTAATAATAACGGTGCACCAAGTGGCAGAAAGCATTTTCTTTTTTATAACCCGCCAATTGTAAACAAGCCTTTAAATATTCGAAGAAGCGCAACGCTTGAGGTTAGAAAGATCGCACGTACATTATTAAAAAATAAAATTCAAACGATCGTTTTTGCAAAAAGCAGAGTGAGGGTCGAAATTTTATTAACGTATCTCCAAGATCTTGTAAAGTATCAGCTTGGGCCAAAAGCAATAAGAGGATACCGAGGAGGATATCTGCCCTCGGAGAGACGAGAGATTGAAAAAGGACTAAGGAACGGAGACATTTATGGTGTCGTTAGTACAAACGCTTTGGAATTAGGAGTGGATATTGGTCAGCTGCAGGTATGTATTATGACCGGTTATCCAGGTTCCATCGCAAGTTCATGGCAACAAGCGGGAAGAGCCGGGAGAAGGCATGGGGAATCGTTAGTCATCCTTGTTGCGAGCTCTAGTCCCCTGGATCAATACATTATTCAGCATCCTGATTATTTTTTTACAAGCAGCCCAGAAACAGCGAGAATAAACAAAGATAACTTGATTATACTTATTGATCATTTGAAGTGTGCAGCCTATGAGTTACCGTTTAAGAAAGGTGACTATTTTGGAGAAATGGAAATCGAAGAACTTCTAGAATACTTAGTAGAAGAGCGCGTGCTTTTTGAAAATGGGGAGAAATACTACTGGATGAATGATTCATTCCCTGCACACAACATTAGCTTGCGTTCAGCCTCACAAGATAATGTGGTTATAATCGATCAATCTGATGTATCCAAAGCCCGTGTGATTGGTGAAATGGATCTTTTCTCAAGTATGACCTTGCTTCATGAAGAGGCTATTTATTTGCATCAAGGAACACAATTTCAAGTAGAAAAGCTTGATTGGGAGGAAAAGAAGGCATTCGTTCGCGAGGTAGCCGTCGATTATTTTACGGACGCCAATTTAGCGGTTGAATTAAAGGTATTAGAAATTGATAAAGATAGGGAAAATTCTATGGTGGAAATTGCTTATGGGGATGTTAGCGTATTGGCCAAAGCAACCATCTTTAAAAAAATCAAATTTGAGACACATGAAAATATAGGTTCGGGACCGATTCATTTACCGGAAGTTGAGCTTCATACGAGCTCTGCGTGGATTTCTATTGATAAAGACTCCAGTGAATTACCAGATGAACGTTTGGATCAGGGCTTAATTGGTATTTCCCACGCGTTTAAACATATAGCTCCTTTATTTGTCATGTGTGACCCACAGGATATTCATGTCGTTCCACAAGTGAAAGCAGTGCATAATGAAAAGCCAACGTTATTTTTCTATGACCGCTACCCTGGAGGAATTGGACTTAGCGAAAAGATCTATGAGGGAATGGAAATAATTATTAAAGAGGCGACAGAGATGATTACCCGGTGTAATTGTCATCACGGTTGTCCATCTTGTATAGGCACAGATCCTATGGAGGAAACAGCAAAAATTGACTGCTTGAAAATATTAAATATGTTTCTATATGAAGTGGGAAAGGGTAGAGTCAGTTGA
- a CDS encoding DnaD domain-containing protein, whose product MKENMLEWMKLGNTTLPNALLTSYKLLNIDETELLLLIHVYSFTERGNSFPTPNEISSLMTINSTQCSDMLRRLIQKGLIEIQDGHSSDGIRFEKYSLDPLWDKLLDVFLQQKKAKDVMNQQTIETDVYTCFEQEYGRPLSPFECETLALWMDDDRHDPVIIKAALKEAVISGKLNFRYIDRILFEWKKNGIKTVEQAKNYGKRFRPHQQQTKNKQIERPENKTEPIPFYNWLEQ is encoded by the coding sequence ATGAAAGAAAATATGCTTGAATGGATGAAACTAGGGAATACTACGCTTCCTAATGCTCTGTTAACTTCTTATAAACTTCTTAATATTGATGAAACGGAATTATTATTATTAATTCATGTATATAGTTTTACTGAGAGAGGCAATAGTTTTCCAACCCCGAATGAGATTTCTTCTCTAATGACAATTAACAGTACTCAGTGCTCTGATATGCTTCGCCGACTTATCCAAAAAGGGTTAATTGAAATTCAAGATGGGCATTCAAGTGATGGAATACGATTTGAAAAGTACTCACTGGACCCACTATGGGACAAATTATTGGATGTTTTTTTACAACAGAAAAAAGCCAAAGATGTGATGAATCAACAAACAATAGAAACGGACGTGTACACTTGCTTTGAACAGGAATATGGTAGACCATTATCCCCATTTGAGTGCGAGACCCTTGCTCTTTGGATGGACGATGATCGGCATGATCCAGTGATTATTAAAGCTGCATTAAAGGAAGCTGTTATTTCAGGTAAGTTAAATTTCAGATATATTGATCGCATCCTTTTTGAGTGGAAAAAGAACGGAATCAAAACGGTTGAGCAGGCAAAAAACTATGGAAAAAGATTTAGACCGCATCAACAACAAACGAAAAATAAACAGATTGAGCGACCAGAAAATAAAACCGAGCCTATTCCATTTTATAATTGGCTCGAACAATAA
- a CDS encoding DUF1798 family protein → MDNQSMLSELNERLYEYTKEIDDTFLSVKMSGEKGDFFSQVKPFADEVKEVVDHWKVEAASWIKRNRPKNLHTSQIESAAEQLEMISVQAFFPETSRTRFINYLQSVRYVLTVLRENINKYET, encoded by the coding sequence TTGGATAATCAATCAATGTTAAGTGAATTAAATGAACGTTTGTACGAATATACAAAAGAAATTGATGATACATTTCTTTCTGTGAAGATGTCAGGTGAGAAGGGTGATTTTTTTTCACAGGTAAAACCATTTGCTGATGAAGTAAAAGAAGTGGTAGATCACTGGAAAGTGGAAGCGGCGTCTTGGATAAAGAGGAATCGACCGAAAAACCTTCATACTAGTCAAATTGAATCAGCAGCCGAACAATTGGAAATGATCTCTGTACAAGCTTTTTTTCCTGAAACTAGTCGAACAAGATTCATAAACTACCTTCAGTCTGTAAGATATGTTTTAACTGTATTACGAGAAAATATAAATAAATATGAAACATAA
- the yppF gene encoding YppF family protein → MNIQELKNHFQLIKKYEAQEVNELLDFVKKCYIYNEITTCDYRNLVYELEILGAKTPELESSM, encoded by the coding sequence GTGAATATTCAAGAATTAAAAAATCATTTCCAACTAATTAAAAAATACGAAGCACAAGAGGTAAACGAGTTATTGGATTTTGTTAAGAAATGTTATATTTACAATGAAATAACCACTTGTGACTATCGAAATCTTGTATATGAACTTGAGATACTAGGTGCAAAAACCCCTGAACTTGAATCATCTATGTAA
- the nth gene encoding endonuclease III: MLNKEQIRVCLDTMGEMFPEAHCELNHSNPFELVVAVALSAQCTDVLVNKVTKTLFEKYKTPEDYLNVSLEELQNDIRSIGLFRNKAKNIQKLSQLLIDEYNGEVPMDRDELTKLPGVGRKTANVVVSVAFGIPAIAVDTHVERVSKRLAICRWKDSVLEVEKTLMKKVPRDEWSVTHHRMIFFGRYHCKAQNPQCPTCPLLDLCREGKKRMKGQLVVHEKK, translated from the coding sequence ATGCTGAATAAAGAACAAATAAGAGTTTGTTTAGATACAATGGGGGAGATGTTTCCTGAAGCGCATTGTGAATTAAATCATTCAAATCCTTTTGAACTTGTGGTAGCAGTGGCGTTATCTGCCCAATGTACCGATGTACTTGTTAACAAGGTAACAAAAACATTGTTTGAAAAATATAAAACTCCTGAAGATTATTTGAACGTTTCACTTGAAGAGTTGCAAAACGACATTCGATCCATTGGTCTCTTTCGAAACAAGGCAAAAAATATTCAAAAGCTTTCTCAGCTTCTGATAGATGAATACAATGGGGAAGTACCTATGGATCGCGATGAGTTAACCAAGCTTCCTGGTGTTGGTAGAAAAACTGCCAACGTAGTCGTATCTGTGGCTTTTGGTATACCAGCTATTGCAGTTGATACTCATGTTGAGAGAGTGAGTAAAAGACTGGCCATATGTCGTTGGAAGGATTCTGTATTAGAAGTTGAGAAAACACTAATGAAAAAAGTACCGAGGGATGAGTGGTCAGTAACCCACCACCGAATGATCTTCTTTGGCCGATATCATTGCAAAGCACAAAATCCTCAGTGTCCAACCTGTCCATTATTGGACTTATGTCGAGAAGGAAAAAAGAGAATGAAAGGGCAATTGGTTGTTCATGAGAAAAAATGA
- a CDS encoding Hsp20 family protein has protein sequence MSNNLPDKPNRNNRPEPFGEIAKAMNDFFQERPVKGFLQSIDEFFNLPFATFPVSVKSYDREHHIVAELPGIRKEQISIDVLNNTLTITVKHGEVIIEEDDVHKAYRRKNKMQHMSRTITLPQAINEKKVKASYHDGLLTIIVPKLPGKKIHIIND, from the coding sequence ATGTCTAATAATCTTCCAGACAAACCAAATCGCAACAATCGTCCTGAACCATTCGGTGAGATTGCCAAAGCGATGAATGACTTTTTTCAAGAAAGACCAGTCAAAGGTTTTTTACAAAGCATAGATGAGTTCTTCAACCTTCCGTTTGCCACCTTTCCCGTTTCTGTAAAAAGTTACGACAGGGAGCATCATATCGTTGCAGAACTTCCAGGAATTAGAAAGGAACAAATTAGTATCGATGTCCTTAACAATACTCTGACGATCACAGTGAAACACGGTGAAGTGATTATAGAAGAAGATGATGTTCATAAAGCGTATAGGAGAAAAAATAAAATGCAGCACATGAGCAGAACTATTACTCTACCTCAGGCTATAAACGAAAAAAAGGTAAAGGCCTCTTACCATGATGGCTTACTAACGATTATTGTGCCGAAGCTTCCTGGAAAGAAAATTCATATTATAAATGATTAA